From Microcystis aeruginosa NIES-2549, a single genomic window includes:
- a CDS encoding DUF4164 family protein, translating to MSNETVTYSLEAVLTRIEGKIDSLQKDVNQKFDKIDERLNKLEVGQAKLTEKVEGIDNRLKSVEGTQKNQVWTLIILLASAIATAGWKVFFSGNP from the coding sequence ATGTCTAACGAAACCGTTACCTATTCCCTAGAAGCTGTTTTGACGAGGATTGAGGGGAAAATTGACAGTCTCCAAAAAGATGTTAACCAAAAATTTGACAAAATCGACGAACGGTTAAATAAGCTAGAGGTAGGACAGGCAAAGTTAACCGAAAAGGTTGAGGGCATCGATAATCGCCTAAAATCAGTGGAAGGAACCCAAAAAAATCAGGTTTGGACATTGATTATTCTTTTGGCAAGTGCGATCGCTACTGCCGGTTGGAAAGTATTTTTTTCAGGTAATCCCTAG
- a CDS encoding DUF4164 family protein, whose protein sequence is MSNETVTYSLEAVLTRIEGKIDNLQKDVDQKFETLQKDFNQKFDSFQKDVDQKFDKIDERLNKLEVGQAKLTEKVEGIDNRLKSVEGTQKNQVWTLIILLASAIATAGWKVFFSGNP, encoded by the coding sequence ATGTCTAACGAAACCGTTACCTATTCCCTAGAAGCTGTTTTGACTAGGATTGAGGGGAAAATTGACAATCTCCAAAAAGATGTTGACCAAAAATTTGAAACTCTCCAAAAGGATTTTAACCAAAAATTTGACAGTTTCCAAAAAGATGTTGACCAAAAATTTGACAAAATCGACGAACGGTTAAATAAACTAGAGGTAGGACAGGCAAAGTTAACCGAAAAGGTTGAGGGCATCGATAATCGCCTAAAATCAGTGGAAGGAACCCAAAAAAATCAGGTTTGGACATTGATTATTCTTTTGGCAAGTGCGATCGCTACTGCCGGTTGGAAAGTATTTTTTTCAGGTAATCCCTAG